The Flavobacterium faecale genomic sequence CTCTGTTTTCACCTTCAGAAATAGCAGATCCCATGATTGCTGTTCCACTGTTTGACAAAACAGTTTTAGCATCACGTAAATCGATATTTTGCGTGTAGTGATGTGTAATTACTTCGGCAATTCCTCTAGAGGCCGTTGCCAACACTTCGTCTGCTTTGGAGAATCCAGCTTTGAAACCAAGATTACCATATACTTCTCTTAATTTGTTATTGTTGATAACGATAAGAGAATCGACTTGTTTACGTAATTTTTCGATACCTAATAAGGCTTGCTCCAAACGCACTTTACCTTCAAAAGTAAATGGCAATGTCACAATTCCCACAGTCAAGATTTCTCTCTCTTTTGCCAATTGTGCAATTACTGGCGCAGCACCTGTACCGGTACCACCCCCCATACCTGCGGTAATGAAAACCATTTTGGTATTGCGATCCAACATCTTCTCGATGTCTGCAATACTTTCAATAGCTGATTGTTGTCCTACATCTGGATTTGCTCCAGCTCCCAAACCTTCGGTAAGGTTTACCCCTAACTGAATTTTGTTTGGCACTGAACTGTTTTGTAATGCCTGTGAATCGGTATTACAAACGATAAAATCCACTCCCTTAATTCCTTGTTGGAACATGTGATTGATAGCGTTGCTACCTCCACCACCTACACCAATTACTTTTATGACATTTGATTGATTTTTTGGTAAATCAAATGAAATACTTCCAAATTCTGAGTTGCTCATCATTTTATTTGGTTTTTGATATTTATAACTATTATTGCTTTATTCTATTTTGGGCAAAGCCCTATTCTGCGTTGTCCAAAAAGTCTTTGATTTTGTCAACATATTTATCAAAAAATGATCTTTTGATTTTATCTCCTGTTGACTCGTCAGCTTTAGCTTTTGGAGCTACTCGTTGTTCTACTACTTCTTCTGGTCTTTCATATTCCTGAACAGCTACCGGAGCTACTTGTTCACGAAAAAAGGTTGGTCTTGCTGGAGGCGCCACTAACTCTTCCATGCGAACCGCACTTTGCGTTTTGTTCTCAATGCTATTCATCACCAATCCTACTGCGGTTGCATATAAAGGACTAGAAAACTCTTCGTCTGAATCACCTGCCAAATGCTCGTTTGGATATCCAATTCTAGTATCCATTCCGGTGATGTATTCTACCAACTGTTTGATGTGTTTGAGTTGTGCTCCTCCACCAGTAAGTACAATTCCGGCAATTAACTTTTTGCGAGGATCCTCATGACCGTATGCTTTCACTTCATTAAAAACCTGCTCTATAATCTCCACTACTCTTGCATGGATAATTTTCGAAAGATTTTTCAACGAAATCTCTTTTGGTTCTCTACCTCTTAAACCTGGAATAGAAACGATTTCGTTATCTCTATTTTCACCTGGCCAAGCCGATCCAAATTTTACTTTCAGTAATTCTGCTTGTTTTTCGATAATCGAACAACCCTCTTTAATATCATCTGAAATCACATTACCTCCAAACGGAATTACTGCTGTATGACGAATGATTCCATCTTTAAAAATGGCTAAATCTGTTGTTCCACCACCG encodes the following:
- the ftsA gene encoding cell division protein FtsA, with protein sequence MEKENIAVGLDIGTTKIVAMIGKKNEYGKLEILGVGKSKSLGVARGVVNNITQTIQSIQQAVLEAETNSGYKIKDVVVGIAGQHIRSIQHTDYISRNNPEEVIGNDDIQMLIDQVNKLAMLPGEEIIHVLPQEFKIDGQSEIKEPIGMYGGRLESSFHVVVGQASSIRNVGRCIQSSGIELSGLTLEPLASSDAVLSQEEKEAGVALIDIGGGTTDLAIFKDGIIRHTAVIPFGGNVISDDIKEGCSIIEKQAELLKVKFGSAWPGENRDNEIVSIPGLRGREPKEISLKNLSKIIHARVVEIIEQVFNEVKAYGHEDPRKKLIAGIVLTGGGAQLKHIKQLVEYITGMDTRIGYPNEHLAGDSDEEFSSPLYATAVGLVMNSIENKTQSAVRMEELVAPPARPTFFREQVAPVAVQEYERPEEVVEQRVAPKAKADESTGDKIKRSFFDKYVDKIKDFLDNAE